Proteins encoded in a region of the Cupriavidus pauculus genome:
- a CDS encoding NYN domain-containing protein, producing the protein MAGQSAPAEARVAVLVDCDNTSPEILEYALRVVAQFGRVVLRRGYGNHATLAHKWQEAMVRLAFTPCLQYQYAAGKNTADIALALDAMEAMFDSRADTFCLVTSDSDFAYLCRKLRERGATVHIVGETKTPDALRNASDQFFEWLPPEPVAEPADPAKPKAAAAPAKPPTKRRPKAVIRAVELLAGDTPDGWVGLGALGQYLKRTDPGFSPKAFGHAALSDMVRTYPDLVMNQQNGTGFWVSLKPKADAAEA; encoded by the coding sequence ATGGCGGGTCAATCGGCACCAGCGGAAGCACGGGTCGCAGTACTCGTAGACTGCGACAATACAAGTCCAGAGATCCTCGAATACGCGCTCCGGGTCGTTGCCCAGTTCGGGCGCGTCGTACTTCGTAGAGGGTACGGAAACCATGCCACACTTGCCCACAAGTGGCAGGAAGCCATGGTTCGCCTCGCCTTTACCCCCTGTCTACAGTATCAATATGCGGCGGGCAAGAATACCGCTGATATCGCCTTGGCCCTGGATGCGATGGAAGCCATGTTCGACTCTCGCGCCGATACCTTCTGCCTCGTCACGAGCGATTCGGATTTCGCCTACCTTTGCCGCAAGCTCCGCGAGCGCGGGGCCACTGTGCATATCGTTGGGGAGACCAAGACGCCTGACGCACTGCGCAATGCCAGCGATCAGTTCTTCGAGTGGTTGCCGCCAGAGCCTGTCGCCGAACCAGCAGACCCGGCGAAACCAAAGGCTGCCGCGGCTCCTGCGAAGCCCCCGACGAAGCGGCGACCCAAGGCAGTAATTAGGGCCGTCGAGCTGCTCGCCGGCGACACGCCAGATGGCTGGGTGGGCTTGGGGGCCCTAGGACAGTACCTCAAACGCACAGATCCAGGGTTCTCGCCCAAGGCTTTCGGCCATGCCGCGCTATCTGACATGGTTCGCACTTACCCCGACTTGGTCATGAACCAGCAGAATGGGACGGGCTTCTGGGTCAGCCTGAAGCCGAAGGCGGACGCAGCAGAAGCATGA
- a CDS encoding YaaC family protein: MPTLRINERDVGPHKATVNPNLGARTVLTNSHWEYVALWLRRERKISALFYWQQAQTFAQAAEGMPVSSAPLLLYYSFMNAVKALLSAKSVPFDEHHGVRAHNMRGSSSKIALSNEGVRLMQRGIAPALSQYFSEAETSTNHSLEELLFNIPWIHRTFCLTYKNQKDLFIPLTECRIEFDAVSRTAYFSAMLSKDFAGPTFIRRLPPSLIADPTANDGRTIRSVANIALTQPVARTTAETSAVAGLLRGLRPDLNYIAGSQTLWYAKAVVPGPARLKRFPLTCTLLAMHRLSEICRYRPMELASFLTGQKNWLLTEFIRMSPPQFLDELSAELTGQQFMVPNVRPAS, translated from the coding sequence ATGCCAACGCTTCGTATAAACGAGCGGGACGTAGGCCCGCACAAAGCAACTGTCAACCCCAATCTGGGGGCTCGAACTGTGCTGACGAACAGCCACTGGGAATACGTGGCGCTTTGGCTCCGTCGGGAACGCAAGATCTCCGCCCTCTTCTACTGGCAACAGGCCCAAACGTTCGCACAGGCAGCCGAGGGTATGCCAGTTAGTTCGGCACCATTGCTCCTGTACTACTCATTTATGAACGCTGTGAAGGCGTTACTCTCCGCCAAGTCTGTGCCTTTTGATGAGCACCACGGCGTTCGGGCACACAACATGCGAGGCTCTTCAAGCAAAATTGCTTTGTCGAATGAAGGTGTCAGGCTCATGCAGAGGGGAATTGCGCCCGCATTGTCGCAATACTTCTCAGAAGCGGAGACGAGCACTAATCACAGCTTAGAGGAGCTGCTTTTTAACATTCCTTGGATTCATCGAACATTCTGCCTTACATACAAAAACCAGAAAGACCTCTTCATCCCGCTGACGGAATGCCGTATCGAGTTTGATGCAGTTTCAAGGACCGCTTACTTCTCTGCAATGTTGTCGAAGGACTTTGCGGGACCGACGTTCATCCGTCGATTGCCACCGTCGCTCATCGCAGACCCGACCGCGAACGATGGCAGGACCATTAGGTCCGTCGCAAATATTGCCCTAACACAGCCAGTAGCCCGCACGACCGCGGAGACTTCGGCGGTAGCGGGGCTCTTGCGAGGGCTTCGACCCGATCTGAACTACATCGCGGGCTCACAAACGCTCTGGTACGCAAAGGCAGTCGTCCCTGGGCCAGCCCGTCTGAAGCGATTCCCATTGACTTGCACCCTATTGGCTATGCATCGCTTAAGCGAAATCTGCCGCTATCGACCAATGGAGCTTGCCTCGTTCTTGACTGGCCAGAAGAACTGGCTCCTGACCGAATTCATTCGGATGTCACCGCCTCAGTTCCTCGATGAGCTTTCTGCTGAGCTAACCGGGCAGCAGTTCATGGTGCCTAACGTTCGACCGGCGAGCTGA
- a CDS encoding AbrB/MazE/SpoVT family DNA-binding domain-containing protein — protein MSCIATSTKLNRWGNSLGLRLPQHIVECAGLAAGDYLYIRLLDSGEIMIRAGKAENAPREYGLTDGQSQQDEPELEW, from the coding sequence GTGAGCTGTATCGCCACGTCGACCAAACTGAACCGCTGGGGCAACAGCCTCGGCCTGCGCTTGCCGCAACACATCGTAGAATGCGCCGGACTAGCCGCCGGGGACTATCTGTATATACGCCTGTTGGACTCTGGCGAGATCATGATACGCGCGGGCAAGGCCGAAAATGCTCCGCGCGAGTATGGGCTTACTGATGGCCAGTCACAGCAGGATGAGCCCGAGTTGGAGTGGTAA